Part of the Zhongshania aliphaticivorans genome, CTACATTTGGGAAGTGGCGCACCATGAACTGAATGTGTCGGCTACGGCGCAAAGTCTTTTTACATCACAGCCCGGTATTAGTAAGCAAATAAGAATGCTGGAAGATGAGCTAGGTGTGGAAATTTTTGCACGCAATGGAAAGCACCTTACGCGGATCACACCGGCTGGTGAGGCAATATTAAAAACTGCCGGCGAAATCCTCCACAAAACTGAAAGCATTAAGCATATTGCCCAAGAGTTTAAAAACCCTGATAAGGGCAGCTTATCAATAGCAACCACGCATACCCAAGCGCGCTATGCGCTGCCGGACGTGATTAAACGTTTTATTGATCGCTACCCTGAAGTGTCGCTGCATATGCATCAGGGAACCCCAATGCAGATTTCGGAGTTAGCTGCGAATTTTGAAGTTGATTTTGCGATTGCAACAGAGGCCTTGGAGTTATTCAGCGATTTAATCATGATGCCATGTTATCGCTGGAATAGAACAATCTTAGTCCCTAAAGGTCACCCATTGGCGGCAGTTTCCAATCTTCGAATTCAAGATGTCGCCATGTACCCCATAGTGACTTATGTGTTTGGCTTTACTGGCCGCTCTAAATTGGATGAGGCCTTCCTAGATAAGGGGCTTGAACCGCGAGTTGTATTTACAGCTACCGATGCGGATGTCATAAAAACCTATGTGCGTTTGGGTTTAGGTATTGGCATTGTGGCGGAAATGGCCTATGACCCAGCTGCTGACTCAGACTTAGTCGCTCTAGATGCTAAGCACCTTTTTGAACCTAGCGTCACCAAAGTCGGCTTTCGACGTGGAACGTATATGCGCAAGTTTATGTACGATTTTGTTGAGCTATTTGCACCGCATTTAACCGCAGATTTAGTCGATAAAGCGTATGAGTGCCAGACTAAAAGTGATTTAGATACCTTATTTGCTGATATAGAATTACCGATGTACTAGCCTCAGAATGCCCTGGGAGTCAAGATTGCTTTATCCGTCGTAAGCCGTTAGATTGACGCGGTTTTTCAGCGCAGAAGCGTAACTTAATCAATTTTAGGAGTAATGTTGTGGAAATCGCCTGTCTTGACTTGGAAGGGGTGCTGATCCCAGAAATTTGGATCGATTTTGCGGAGCGCACCGGCATCGAAGCGTTGAAGGCTACCACTCGTGATATTCCTGACTACGACGTGCTAATGCAGCAGCGTCTGCGTTTATTACAAGAAAATGGTTTGGGCTTGCCGGATATCCAAGAGGTTATCGCCGATATGTCGCCTATGGAAGGAGCTCGAGAGTTTCTGGATTGGCTGCGTGAGCGCTTCCAAGTTGTGATTTTGTCCGATACGTTCTATGAGTTTGCCGCACCACTTATGAAACAGCTAGGCTGGCCAACATTGCTATGCCACAAATTGGAAACCGATAGCCGTGGCAGCGTGGTGGATTACCGTATTCGTCAGGTGAACCCCAAGCGTCAATCTGTATTGGCACTAAAAACCTTGTATTACCGTATTATTGCTGCAGGTGATTCTTACAATGATACGACCATGCTGGCCGAAGCGGACGCGGGTATCTTGTTTAAAGCACCAGATAACGTCATTAGTGAGTTTCCGCAATTTCCTGCAGTACATGACTACGAGGCACTTAAGCTAGAATTTTTAAAGGCGTCTAACCGTAATCTAACGCTGTAATCGGCCTTAGTTGAAATCGGCAAGTGCTTGAATAAGCTTGCCGATTTTTGTCTCTGTTTCAATAAACTCTTCATCAACATCAGAGTCGGCAACAATACCGCCTCCAGCCCAGCCTGTAATTTGTTCGCCGTCGCAGAGGAAGCTGCGAATGGCTATATTACTGTCCATTTTGCCATTTCCCCCTAAATAGAAAATACTGCCGCAATAGACCTTACGTTGATGGGGCTCAATTTCGCTAATAATTTCCATCGCGCGATGCTTGGGCGCGCCAGTAATAGAACCGCCAGGAAAGCAGCTTAATAAGGCCTGAAAAGAAGAGCATTCTTCACGTAACTCACCTGATACTGTACTCACCAGGTGATGCACGGTGCGGAAGGTCTGTAACTCGCAGAGTTGGTCTGTACGAACGCTAGCGGCTTTACAGCTTTTACTGAAATCATTACGCAGTAAATCCACAATCATAATGTTTTCGGCACGATTTTTAGCGCTACGCTGCAAGGCAAGCGCTAATGCCTTGTCTGTGTCAGGATCTGCACTTCGGGCAGCTGTTCCCTTTATAGGCTGGGTTTGTAATTTACCGTTATTAGCTGACAGCAAGCGTTCTGGGGAAAAACTAAGGACCTGACTGCTACCTAGATCGATATAGGCAGAAAAGGGGGCGGCGGCAATGTCGCGAAGTTTTTGGTAAGCCGGCCACGTATCGCCTTGATAGCTGGCGTTAAAAGCGCGGGTTAAATTTACTTGGTAACAATCTCCAGCTTGAATGTAATCTTGAACTTGATTAAATGCCTGTTCGTAGTATTTTCGGTCCAAGGTGCTTGTGAAGCTGCTTGTTAGTTGAAATCGCGCGGTATTTTTTAAGGATTGCTGAGGTGAATTTAGAACGAGCTGCTTGATATGCGTTAACACTTTCTCACTAACACTGGGTTGGGCAACTAACTCGCATTGTTTGCGATGATGATCTACAACAATCGCCCATGGATAAATGCCGACATGGAAATTAGGGGTAGAAAGTGGTGCTTCTAATCGAGGGCTTGGCCGTATATTTGATGCAAGTTCTCCGAAGTTGTAATCAATATAGCCCACTGCGCCCCCGCTGAAAGGGAGTTGGTCGCAGTCAAGATACTCAGTTATCACTGATTTTAATCGCTGTTCAGCTTCGCTAAGAAAGTGGTGAAGGCTCTTGTCATCGCATGCATGCCAAGTGATGACATCAATAGGTTGCGCACAAATGATATCAAAATGTCCGCCTTCACTATAAGCGTTAGCGCTGTCTAAAAAAATCGGCAGAGGTAGGTGTTTGAGGCTTGAAAAAATTACGCAGCTGTCACGTAAATAGGGTAGTGCTATACGATGAAGGCTTGCCATTACTGTTGCTCAGAGTCAATCAAAATGCAGCTGGTGAATACTGATTTTACGTGCTATCAGTCTGAAAAATCTAGTGTTTTTTCCCTTTTGAATTGTATTACAAGTGGCTTGTTTGGATTGACACATCACGCTATTCCCAGTACTGTTAGCCGCCGCTTTGAGAAACACTAAGCCGTCAATATTTTATACAGAACGGTTATTCTCAATCATCCGCAGTTCAATATGTTGCTGGCCAAAAACACTTTGAGTTTTAAAAGTGACAGAGATCGATAGAATCTCGGACTAATAAAACATTTCAGAGTGTCACAAGCTAGCGGCGTGTTTGCGGGTTAACTATAAATGCAGCTGGAACTGACAGGCATGACTAAATTAGCTACAGATACTCCCTCCCTGGAAAACCCTTTTGAGAAAAAAGCTGAGGTCGAATTCACTGTTCCCGGTCAAATAGACTACGACCCTGGTTTGTACGAAGCCGCTCTTCAAGCTGGTTATGATTTGCAACAACGTCCACGTAAAATGGCTGGCGTTAAAGGCATTCAAAAGCAGCACGAAAAGAAACGTATGACTATCTGGGAACGGATAGACGTATTGGCTGACGCTGGCACCGAACCAAAAATTCTTTACCAAAACTGGGGTAAGAATTTAGATGGCGCATCATTGGTTACCGCAATTGTTAAGGTAAATGGCCGTGATGTAGCTATGTATGGGCACGATTTTACCGTGCGTGCTGGCTCTATGGACGCAACCAATGGCAGCAAATTAGCGAATTTGTTTAAACTTGCGGGTAAATTAGGTGTGCCTTTAGTGGGTCTAAATGAC contains:
- the cysB gene encoding HTH-type transcriptional regulator CysB, which encodes MKLQQLRYIWEVAHHELNVSATAQSLFTSQPGISKQIRMLEDELGVEIFARNGKHLTRITPAGEAILKTAGEILHKTESIKHIAQEFKNPDKGSLSIATTHTQARYALPDVIKRFIDRYPEVSLHMHQGTPMQISELAANFEVDFAIATEALELFSDLIMMPCYRWNRTILVPKGHPLAAVSNLRIQDVAMYPIVTYVFGFTGRSKLDEAFLDKGLEPRVVFTATDADVIKTYVRLGLGIGIVAEMAYDPAADSDLVALDAKHLFEPSVTKVGFRRGTYMRKFMYDFVELFAPHLTADLVDKAYECQTKSDLDTLFADIELPMY
- the thrH gene encoding bifunctional phosphoserine phosphatase/homoserine phosphotransferase ThrH encodes the protein MEIACLDLEGVLIPEIWIDFAERTGIEALKATTRDIPDYDVLMQQRLRLLQENGLGLPDIQEVIADMSPMEGAREFLDWLRERFQVVILSDTFYEFAAPLMKQLGWPTLLCHKLETDSRGSVVDYRIRQVNPKRQSVLALKTLYYRIIAAGDSYNDTTMLAEADAGILFKAPDNVISEFPQFPAVHDYEALKLEFLKASNRNLTL
- the pabB gene encoding aminodeoxychorismate synthase component I encodes the protein MASLHRIALPYLRDSCVIFSSLKHLPLPIFLDSANAYSEGGHFDIICAQPIDVITWHACDDKSLHHFLSEAEQRLKSVITEYLDCDQLPFSGGAVGYIDYNFGELASNIRPSPRLEAPLSTPNFHVGIYPWAIVVDHHRKQCELVAQPSVSEKVLTHIKQLVLNSPQQSLKNTARFQLTSSFTSTLDRKYYEQAFNQVQDYIQAGDCYQVNLTRAFNASYQGDTWPAYQKLRDIAAAPFSAYIDLGSSQVLSFSPERLLSANNGKLQTQPIKGTAARSADPDTDKALALALQRSAKNRAENIMIVDLLRNDFSKSCKAASVRTDQLCELQTFRTVHHLVSTVSGELREECSSFQALLSCFPGGSITGAPKHRAMEIISEIEPHQRKVYCGSIFYLGGNGKMDSNIAIRSFLCDGEQITGWAGGGIVADSDVDEEFIETETKIGKLIQALADFN